DNA from Pseudomonas putida:
GGGCCATGGCCTTGTCACGCTGGGTGGCCAGGCTCAGCACCTGGCTGCATGGCGCCCAGGCCTGCTCGGCGCTCAGCTGCGGCGGCAAGGCAACGCCATCGCCGCTGTCGCCCATCGGCCAGCGGTCATTGTCGTGCAGGTGGTTGGCGTAGCACAGCAGCGTCTCGGGTTGCCAATCCAGGCCTTGCAACGCCTCGAGCACCGCGGCTTGGGCGCAGACGTGATCGGGATGCGGATCCAGCTGTGGGTGCGGCATCACCAGCACCTGGGGCCGCGCCCGCTCCAGTACCGCGCGCAGATCGGCCAGCAGGTTGTTCCAGGTCGGCGCACCATCGGCATCGCCAGGCAAGTCGAAGGCGTTGAAACGGCGGAACGGACGGGTATCGGCCATATCGGCCTCGCGCGAGCCCACTGCTTGATCTGGCGCCGCTTGCATCGCTGGCAGTTGCAGGCAGAAATAGCCCAACTGCACGCAGCGCGACTCCGGCACCCCGGCCCAGCGCGGCACTGCAATACTGTCCCAGGCACGCAGACGGCCTTTCAGACGCGCTGCCTCGGCCTTGGGCAAGCCCATCTGCTGGTAGTGCTCCGCCTCGATCTCGCCTGCGGTCAGGGTCACCACCCAGGCTTCTTCGGCCTGGCTATACAAGCCATAGGCTGCGAGCTCGGCGTCATCGGCATGGGGCGCGATGACCATGACACGACGCTTGTGCAATTCGATCGAAGGGGTAATCCACAGGCGAGGTTCGCCGATCAATCGACAGTGGCGACCGCACAGGCGCAAGGTGTCCGCCATCAGCGGTGCGGCGAGACCGGTCAGGTTCAGAAAGCGCACCCCATCGACACCGCGCTCGAAGGTCTGGCGATCCTGCTCGGACTCGCCGCGCAGCATCACTCGAGGGTCGAGAAAGCGTCCCAGCCAATTCGCCTTGACCCGTACTTCAAGGATCAGCGTCTCATCACCCGCCAGCGGCGCATCGACCTGGAGCAGGCCGGCATGAAGCCGCGCAGCGGCCTCGCGGGTCTGCTCGCCGAATCGGAAGGCATAGTCTTCGGAGGGCGAATAGAACAGGTGATCGGCAAACCAGGCCTCGTGCGCGATCCACAGCAGCGGCAACAGCAACAGCGGCAGCCACCACCAGCTCGCCACGCCGATGACGATCAGCAGGACCAACCCTGCCAGCAGGCCCAGGCGCTTGCTGCGCCGATGACGCTTGAGCAACTGCTGCTTGCGGCTCACGACTGGAACACCGGCACGGGGTTGCACCAGCGGTCTTTGTATTCGCGGTCAGCACGACCGAAAGAGAACCGCAGCGGTTTGTTGCGTGCTCGGGCATCCTCCCAGGCAGCCTGGGTATTGAGGAAACTCAGGACGCTGCCCGGGCTGAAGGCCTTGGTCTCGGGGTCTACCCCCCCATTGATGTACTCGACGCTGACCCATTCCGGCGCCTCCACCCGGTACACCAACTGGATCGCGATCGGCGCCCCATCGAGCAGCAACACCGAGCCGATCAGCAAATCCCGCAGGCGCTCCAACACCTCGGCCATGCGCGCCGCCCCCGTGGCCGGGAAGCCCCAGCGGCGCTGGAACAGGTCACAGTACATGGCGGCAATCTCGGCCGCGCTGAAATCGCTGATTGGCCGCACCACCCCGCCTGCTTCTTCGAGCAGACGCAGCTCGCGGCGCTGGTTGTAGCGGAACTTCTTGGACAAGTCTTCGTGTGGCCGCGCCATGGCCAATTGCTCGGCTTGCGCCTTGAGCCCGGTGAATCGCCCCTGGTTCAACTCGGAGAGATAACGCGCCGCATGGCGCAGTGGCGCACCGGCATCAGCGGCGGCAGGCAGGATGATTTCCGCGTTGCCCAGGTCGAACAGGCCCTTCTTGCCGTGGCGCTTGAGCACATCCTTGGACAGCGCCAGGTGGCGCCCCCAGGTGGGAATGGCGGCTTTGAGTCCCCCCGCCTGATGCCAGCCCAGGTACCGCACTGGGATCTGGGCCAGCTCGGCCAATTGCTCGACCACCTGTGGATGGGTGGCGACACTGCCGCCAAAGCGCTCCCAGGCGTCGGCGTAGGCCTGCCCATCGATGACGGACCAACCACGCTCGCGCAGGGCCCGGATATGATTGAACATCACGCCTCCGCCACCAGCGCCCGCACCTGCGGCAGAGCCCAGAAGGCCTCGCGCACGGCCTGATCGGAAAACCGCTCGTGCAGGCGTTGCAGCATGTGCTCGGCGCACGCCTGGCGCTGCGACGCATCCAGCCCGGCCATGTGCTTAAGGCCCTGGGCCAGTTGCCCAGCATCCCCCAGCGGGAACAGCACACCCACGCCTTCGACCACCTCCAGCGCACCGCCACACGCGGTGGCCAGCAGCGGCACGCCGGCAACCATCGCCTCCAGCAGGACCATGCCGAACGGCTCATGATCGGAACTCAAGGCGAATACATCGAACGCCTGAAAATAACGACGCGCATTGTGCACCTGGCCCAGAAAGTCCACCTGACCGGCAATACCCAACTGCGCCGCCTGCGCCTTGAGCGCAGCTTCCAGGCGGCCTTCGCCCAGAATCGCCAGACGGGCACCGGCAGGCAGGCCAGGCAACGCCTCGGCAAAGCCTCGCAGCAAGGTCGCCTGGTCCTTGTCGGGGTGCAGGCGACCGACGTTGCCGACAATCCATGCCTGGGGGGCGAGCCCCAAGGCCTGGCGCGCTTCGTCACGCGGCACCAGACTGGCCTGCAGGCCCTGGACATCGATACGGTTGTACAGCGTCTGGATTCGCTCGGCCGGCCACTGCGCCAGGCACCGGCGCATGTCGTCACGCACCGCGTCGGAGACGCCGAGCAGGCTCAGGCGCTTTCTGAACAGGTTGGCGAACAGACGCCGGCCACCGCGCTGGTAGTCACCGAACGCGTGGTGCACGCCGATCACCGGCAAGCCGGTGCCCAGCAGCGCCACATAGATCGGCTTGAAGCGGTGGGCGATGCAGAAGCTGAAGTCGCGGGCCGCGGCGATCTTGCGCAGCGCGGCGATCGCGCCCAGCTTCAGGCCACGTACGGCCTTGGAGCTGAACTCCAGGAACAGCACTTCGTCCGATGCACAGCCGGCGGCTACCTGCGGGTCGGCCTTACCGGTGAGAAAGACCGTGGTGACCTTGTAGCCGCTGCCCTCGAACAGGCTGGCATATTGACGGGCACAGTCCAGGAATGGCCCGTCATAGCCGTGGCAGAACTGCAGGACGCGCCGTTCAGAGCGGTTGGTCATAAGGCGCCGCGCCGTCCTTGACTACCAGGATGTCTTCCATGATCAGGTACTGCAGGTCCGAGCCGAAGAACATGTTCAGGGCGTCGGTCGGCGAGCAGATCATGGGTTCGCCACGGCGATTGAGCGAGGTGTTCAGCGACACGCCATTGCCGGTGAGGTCCTCGAGGGCCTTCATCATGTCGTAGTAGCGTGGATTGTATTCACGCTTGAGCACCTGGGCGCGAGAGGTACCATCCTCGTGGACCACCTCTGGCACGCGGGTCTTCCACTCCTCTGCGACCTCGAAGGTGAAGGTCATGAAAGGCGCCGGGTGGTCGACCTTGATCATCTGCGGACCGACGGTATCGAGCATCGACGGGCAGAAGGGTCTCCAGCGCTCACGGAACTTGATCTGCTCGTTGATCCGGTCGGCCACGCCCGGCACGCTTGGGCAGCCGATGATCGAACGCCCCCCCAAGGCACGCGGGCCGAACTCCATGCGGCCCTGGAACCAGGCCACAGGGTTGCCATCGACCATGATCTTGGCGATGCGCTGTGGCATGTCGTCGATCTTGCGCCACTTGGGCGCATTTGGATGACGGGCGCAGGCAGCGATCACGTCTTCGTTGGAGTACGAAGGGCCGAGGTAGACATGTTCCATCTTCTCGACCGGCACACCACGGGCGTGAGAAACATAGGCCGCGGCACCGACGGCGGTACCGGCATCGCCCGAGGCCGGCTGGACGAACAGCTCCTTGACGTCCGGGCGGGCGATGATCTTCTGGTTGAGCTTGACGTTCAGTGCGCAGCCGCCAGCGAAGGCCAGCTTGCCACCCTGCTTGAGGATGTCGCCCAGATAGTGGTCGATCATCTGCAGCGCGAGCTTCTCGAACAGCGCCTGCATGCTCGCCGCGTAATGGATGTAGGGCTCGTCGGCGATGTCGCCTTCGCGCTTGGGCCCCAGCCACTCGATCAGCTTGGGCGAGAAGTAGAAGCCCTTGCCCTTCTCTTTATAGCGGCGCAGGCCGATGACGTTGGCGTATTCGGTGTTGATCACCAGCTCGCCATTCTCGAAGCTGGCCAGACGGGAGAAGTCATACTTGCTGGCGTCGCCATAGGGCGCCATGCCCATGACCTTGAACTCGCCATCGAGCATCTCGAAGCCGAGGAACTCGGTGATCGCGCCATACAGGCCGCCCAGGGAGTCCGGGTCGTAGAACTCCTTGATCTTGTGGATCTTGCCGTTCTCGCCATAGCCGAAGAAGGTGGTGGCGTACTCGCCTTTACCATCGATACCGAGGATCGCGGTCTTTTCCTTGAAGCCCGAGCAGTGATAGGCGCTGGAGGCGTGCGCCAGGTGGTGCTCGACCGGCTCGATCTTGATCTTCTTCGGATCGAAGCCCAGCTGCTCCAGGCACCAGACGATCTTCTTGCGGTAGCGCTTGTAGCGACGGTTGCCCATCAGGATCGCGTCAAGGGCGCGATCCGGGGCGTACCAGTAACGCTTGGCGTAGTGCCAGCGCGCCTTGCCGAACAGGCTGATAGGGGCGAACGGAATGGCCACCACGTCGACGTCGGACGGCTTGATGCCAGCCTGCTCCAGACAGAACTTCGCCGACTCGTAGGGCATGCGGTTCTTCGCATGCTTGTCACGCACGAAGCGCTCTTCTTCGGCGGCGGCAACCAGTTTGCCGTCGATGTACAGGGCCGCGGAAGGGTCATGGCTAAGGGCGCCGGACAGGCCAAGAATCGTCAATGCCAAGGGTCTAGCCTCTTCTTTCGGTAGGGATGCGCCATCGGCCTTGCAGGCGGATGGCGGCTAAAGGGCGGAATTATAACGCAAACAGCAAGGGGTGCGATTACCGGAAGGGGCCACAGGCGCCAGTGCTGCGCCGCGGGTGCTGGCGCAGCCTGTGACAGCCTGAGCAGCAGGCTCGTTTACTCGGCGATCAGCCAGTCCATGCGGAAGCTGCCGGCTGTTTGCGCCAACTCATTGGCCAGCCACGGCAGCAGCTCGCGCAGCTCCTCTTCCAGGCCCCAAGGCGGATTGGCGATGGCCAGCCCCGAGCCGTTGAGGCCCTGGGGACTGTCCTGGTGATGGACATACAGCTCGACCCGCAGCAACTTGGGTGCCCCGGTGCTGGTCAGGTCCTGATAGAAACGTGTCAGCGAGCGCTGATCCTTGATCGGGTACCAGATCGCCGCGACAGTCTGGCGCATGCGACCGATCGCCTCTTTCATCGCCACGGTGCAGCGCTTGAGCTCATCGGCCTGCTCGAACGGCGGATCGATCAGCATAACCGCGCGCTTTTCCTGGACCGGCAGCAATGCCCGAGGCACATGCCAGCCCTCCCCCAGGTGTACGACCACGCGCGGGTCCTTCTTCATGTTGTCCTTGAGCAGTGGGCCGTCTTCAGGGTGTTTCTCATTGAGCAACGCCCGGTCCTGCTGGCGCATCAGGCGCCGTGCCAGCTCCGGCGAACCAGGGTAGTAGCGCAACTCGCCGTCCGGGTTAAGGCGTTTGATGATACGCAGGTAGTCAGCGGTGACTGCCGGCAGGTCTTCGCGATTCCAGAGCCGGGCGACACCTTCGAGGTATTCGCCGGTGCGGGTCGCCTGGTCGCCTTGCAGGTCGTACAGGCCGAGGCCGGCATGGGTATCGATGTAGGCGAATGGCTGTTCCTTGCGCGACATCAGGGCGATGAGGCGGGTCAGCACGATGTGCTTGAGGACGTCGGCATGGTTGCCGGCGTGGAAGGCGTGACGATAGTTCATGGCAACTCCTGCGGGGGCGACAAGTTTACCTTGTCGCGCCAGCGGAGTCAGGTACGGCAGTCGGGGTGAAGCCTTCGCGGGCAAACCCGCCTTCACAAGCCCAGCGAAGCAGCTATAGAAGCGGACTTACCCGCAAAAAGATCGCAGCCGACCCAGAAGCTCTTACTTGTTCGTGTGGTACGCCGCGTCAGCGGTTTCAAAGCGCGAAACCATGCTGCTCGACGGGCTGCCCAGCTTGCTCACCACAACGATGGCGATGCTGGCGAACAGGAAGCCCGGGATGATTTCGTACAGCCCCATGCCGACATAGTTCTTCCACAGGATCACCGTCAGGGCGCCGATAACGATACCGGCCAGCGCGCCATTGCGGGTCATGCCCTTCCACAGCACGGAGATCAGCACGACTGGGCCGAAGGCTGCGCCGAAGCCGGCCCAGGCGTAGGCCACCAGGCCCAGCACGCGGTTTTCCGGATTGGAGGCCATGGCGATGGCGATCAGGGCCACGGCCAGGACCATCAGGCGACCGACCCAGACCAGCTCACGCTGCGAGGCATTCTTGCGCAGGAAGGATTTGTAGAAGTCTTCGGTCAGGGCGCTGGAGCACACCAGCAGCTGGCAGCTCAGGGTGCTCATTACCGCAGCCAGGATGGCCGACAGCAGGACACCGGCAACCCATGGATTGAACAGGATCTTGGCCAGCTCGATGAACACGCGCTCGTGGTTCTCGGTGACAGGACCGGCGACCTCGGGGTGAGCCGAGAAGTAGGCGATACCGAAGAAACCGACGGCACAGGTACCGGCCAGGCACAGGATCATCCAGGTCATGGAGATACGACGGGCCTTGGCGATCGACTTGACCGAGTCAGCGGCCATGAAGCGCGCCAGGATGTGCGGCTGACCGAAATAGCCCAGGCCCCAACCCATCAGCGAGATGATGCCGATGAAGGTCGCACCGCGGAACATGTCGAAGTTGGCAGGGTTCTGCGCTTCGATGGCCAGGAAGGTGGCGTCGAAGCCGCCGGTGGAGATCAGCACGATGATCGGGGTGAGGATCAGGGCGAAGATCATCAGCGAAGCTTGTACGGTGTCGGTCCAGCTCACCGCCAGGAAGCCACCGACGAAGGTGTAGGCGATGGTGGCGGCAGCGCCTGCCCACAGGGCGGTCTCGTACGACATGCCGAAGGTGCTTTCGAACAGGCGGGCACCAGCGACGATGCCGGAAGCGCAGTAGATGGTGAAGAACACCAGGATGACGATGGCCGAGATGACGCGCAGCAGGCCGCTGTTGTCTTCAAAGCGGCTGGAGAAGTAGTCCGGCAGAGTCAGGGCGTCGCCGTTGTACTCGGTCTGCACACGCAGGCGGCCTGCGACGAACAACCAGTTGAGGTAGGCACCGACGGTCAGGCCGATGGCGATCCAGGCTTCGGAAAGACCTGCGAAGTAGATGGCGCCCGGCAGGCCCATCAGCAGCCAGCCGCTCATGTCGGAGGCGCCGGCTGAAAGCGCGGTGACCACGCTACCGAGGCTGCGTCCGCCCAGGATGTAGTCGGAGAGGTTTTTGGTGGAGCGATAGGCGGCGAAGCCGATCAGCACCATTACCGCAATGTAGATCACGAAGGTGATCGTGAGTGGATTGCCCATGGTTGTGCCCTGGCGTTGTTTTTATGTCTTGCGACCGCCGGCAAGGCGGTTGCACCTAGGCGGCGCATCCTATGCAACAACATGAACGAGGTGCAACCCTTTTTCATTTGCAAGTTGCACCTACACCTGCATTTTCAGACAAAACCGCTTCTTTGCGCCTTTTTGTTTCAAAAACCGGGGTTTTCATAAGAAAAAGCACCAAGAAAGTCCATTTTCATGCCAGCGAAGAAACCGTCGGACGAGTTGCACCTACGCCGATCAAAAAACGGGTTGCACCCGGTTGCACCCGGATTGTCCTACAGCTAATCTTGCCCCAGCTTAGGCCACATCCGTGGCAATAACGAGGATAAGAAATGGCGACGACCACCCTTGGGGTCAAACTCGACGACCCGACCCGTGAGCGACTCAAAGCAGCCGCGCAGTCCATTGACCGCACGCCGCATTGGTTGATCAAGCAGGCGATCTTCAACTACCTGGAGAAGCTCGAGGGTGGCGCCACCCTGAACGAACTCAACGGCCATGCCGCCAGCCTGAGCGACGATGCCGGCGACGTCCAGCCCGACCACAGCCATCAGTGCTTCCTCGAGTTCGCCGAAAGCATTCTGCCGCAATCGGTCCTGCGCTCGGCCATTACCGCCGCCTACCGCCGCCCCGAGCCCGAAGTGGTGCCGATGCTGCTGGAGCAGGCGCGCCTTTCCACCGAGCAAGCCGAGGCCACCAACAAGCTCGCTGCCGGCATTGCCGAAAAACTGCGCAACCAGAAGAGCGCCAGCGGCCGCGCCGGCATCGTCCAGGGCCTGCTGCAGGAGTTCTCCCTGTCGTCCCAGGAAGGCGTGGCACTGATGTGCCTGGCCGAAGCGCTGCTGCGCATTCCGGACAAAGGCACCCGGGACGCCCTGATCCGCGACAAGATCAGCACCGGCAACTGGCAGCCACACCTGGGCAACAGCCCGTCGCTGTTCGTCAATGCCGCCACCTGGGGCCTGCTGCTGACCGGCAAGCTGGTCTCCACCCACAACGAATCCGGCCTGACCTCCTCGCTCACCCGCATCATCGGCAAGAGCGGCGAGCCGATGATCCGCAAGGGCGTCGACATGGCCATGCGCCTGATGGGCGAGCAGTTCGTCACCGGCGAGACCATCGCCGAAGCCCTGGCCAACGCCAGCAAGTTCGAAGCCAAGGGCTTCCGCTACTCCTACGACATGCTCGGCGAGGCCGCCCTGACCGAGCACGACGCCCAGAAGTACCTGGCCTCCTACGAGCAGGCGATCCACTCGATCGGCAAAGCTTCTCACGGCCGTGGCATCTATGAAGGCCCGGGCATCTCCATCAAGCTCTCCGCCCTGCACCCGCGCTACAGCCGCGCCCAATACGAGCGTGTGATGGAAGAGCTCTACCCGCGCCTGCTGTCGCTGACCCAACTGGCCAAGCAGTACGACATCGGCCTGAACATCGACGCCGAGGAAGCCGACCGCCTGGAGCTGTCCCTGGACCTGCTCGAGCGCCTGTGCTTCGAACCCTCGCTGGCTGGCTGGAACGGCATCGGTTTCGTCATCCAGGCCTACCAGAAGCGCTGCCCGTACGTGATCGACTACGTCATCGACCTGGCCAAGCGCAGCCGCCACCGCCTGATGATTCGCCTGGTCAAGGGCGCCTACTGGGACAGCGAGATCAAACGCGCCCAGGTCGAAGGCCTGGAAGGCTACCCGGTCTATACCCGCAAGGTTTACACCGACGTTTCCTACATCGCATGCGCCCGCAAGCTGCTGTCGGTGCCGGAAGCCATCTATCCGCAGTTCGCCACCCACAACGCCCACACCCTGTCGGCCATCTACCACATCGCCGGCCAGAACTACTACCCGGGCCAGTACGAGTTCCAGTGCCTGCATGGCATGGGCGAGCCGCTGTACGAGCAGGTGGTGGGCAAGGTCTCCGAAGGCAAGCTGAACCGTCCGTGCCGCGTGTACGCCCCGGTCGGCACCCACGAAACCCTGCTGGCCTACCTGGTCCGTCGCCTGCTGGAAAACGGAGCAAACACCTCGTTCGTCAACCGCATCGCCGACCACTCGATCTCCATCCAGGAACTGGTCGCCGACCCGGTCGCCAGCATCGAGCGCATGGGGACCCAGGAAGGCAGCATCGGCCTGCCGCACCCGCGCATTCCGATGCCGCGTGAGCTGTATGGCAGCGAGCGGGCCAACTCGGCCGGCATCGACATGGCCAACGAACATCGCCTGGCGTCGCTGTCCTGCGCCCTACTGGCCACTGCCCACAATGACTGGAAGGCTGCCCCTCTGCTGGCCTGCGCTGCCAGTGAGCAGCCAGCCGCGCAGGTGCTCAACCCGGCCGATCATCGTGATGTCGTCGGCCACGTGCAGGAAGCCACCGTCGAGGACGTCGACAATGCCATCCAATGCGCGCTCAATGCCGCGCCAATCTGGCAGGCCACACCGCCCGCCGAACGCGCCGCGATCCTCGAACGCGCCGCGGACCTGATGGAAGCCGATATCCAACCGCTGATGGGCCTGCTGGTGCGCGAAGCCGGCAAGACCTACGCCAACGCCATCGCCGAAGTGCGCGAGGCAGTGGACTTCCTGCGTTACTACGCGGTGCAGGCACGCAACGACTTCAGCAACGACAGCTGCCGCCCGCTGGGTCCGGTGGTGTGCATCAGCCCGTGGAACTTCCCGCTGGCGATCTTCTCCGGCCAGGTGGCCGCCGCCCTGGCCGCGGGCAACCCGGTCCTGGCCAAGCCTGCCGAACAGACCCCGCTGGTCGCCGCCCAGGCCGTGCGCCTGCTGCTCGAAGCCGGCATCCCTGAAGGCGTACTGCAACTGCTGCCAGGCCGCGGCGAAACCGTCGGTGCCGGCCTGGTCGGTGACGAGCGCGTCAAGGGCGTGATGTTCACCGGTTCCACCGAAGTCGCTCGCCTGCTGCAACGCAACATCGCAGGCCGCCTGGACAACCAGGGCCGCCCGATCCCGCTGATCGCCGAAACCGGCGGCCAGAACGCCATGATCGTGGACTCCTCGGCCCTCACCGAGCAG
Protein-coding regions in this window:
- a CDS encoding PIG-L deacetylase family protein encodes the protein MSRKQQLLKRHRRSKRLGLLAGLVLLIVIGVASWWWLPLLLLPLLWIAHEAWFADHLFYSPSEDYAFRFGEQTREAAARLHAGLLQVDAPLAGDETLILEVRVKANWLGRFLDPRVMLRGESEQDRQTFERGVDGVRFLNLTGLAAPLMADTLRLCGRHCRLIGEPRLWITPSIELHKRRVMVIAPHADDAELAAYGLYSQAEEAWVVTLTAGEIEAEHYQQMGLPKAEAARLKGRLRAWDSIAVPRWAGVPESRCVQLGYFCLQLPAMQAAPDQAVGSREADMADTRPFRRFNAFDLPGDADGAPTWNNLLADLRAVLERARPQVLVMPHPQLDPHPDHVCAQAAVLEALQGLDWQPETLLCYANHLHDNDRWPMGDSGDGVALPPQLSAEQAWAPCSQVLSLATQRDKAMALGMMHDLQPSAPFKRRLRRALQHWLAGRKPSPYGENEFFRKAVRRHELFWRRPFERDE
- a CDS encoding antimicrobial resistance protein Mig-14, yielding MFNHIRALRERGWSVIDGQAYADAWERFGGSVATHPQVVEQLAELAQIPVRYLGWHQAGGLKAAIPTWGRHLALSKDVLKRHGKKGLFDLGNAEIILPAAADAGAPLRHAARYLSELNQGRFTGLKAQAEQLAMARPHEDLSKKFRYNQRRELRLLEEAGGVVRPISDFSAAEIAAMYCDLFQRRWGFPATGAARMAEVLERLRDLLIGSVLLLDGAPIAIQLVYRVEAPEWVSVEYINGGVDPETKAFSPGSVLSFLNTQAAWEDARARNKPLRFSFGRADREYKDRWCNPVPVFQS
- a CDS encoding glycosyltransferase, whose product is MTNRSERRVLQFCHGYDGPFLDCARQYASLFEGSGYKVTTVFLTGKADPQVAAGCASDEVLFLEFSSKAVRGLKLGAIAALRKIAAARDFSFCIAHRFKPIYVALLGTGLPVIGVHHAFGDYQRGGRRLFANLFRKRLSLLGVSDAVRDDMRRCLAQWPAERIQTLYNRIDVQGLQASLVPRDEARQALGLAPQAWIVGNVGRLHPDKDQATLLRGFAEALPGLPAGARLAILGEGRLEAALKAQAAQLGIAGQVDFLGQVHNARRYFQAFDVFALSSDHEPFGMVLLEAMVAGVPLLATACGGALEVVEGVGVLFPLGDAGQLAQGLKHMAGLDASQRQACAEHMLQRLHERFSDQAVREAFWALPQVRALVAEA
- a CDS encoding carbamoyltransferase family protein; translated protein: MALTILGLSGALSHDPSAALYIDGKLVAAAEEERFVRDKHAKNRMPYESAKFCLEQAGIKPSDVDVVAIPFAPISLFGKARWHYAKRYWYAPDRALDAILMGNRRYKRYRKKIVWCLEQLGFDPKKIKIEPVEHHLAHASSAYHCSGFKEKTAILGIDGKGEYATTFFGYGENGKIHKIKEFYDPDSLGGLYGAITEFLGFEMLDGEFKVMGMAPYGDASKYDFSRLASFENGELVINTEYANVIGLRRYKEKGKGFYFSPKLIEWLGPKREGDIADEPYIHYAASMQALFEKLALQMIDHYLGDILKQGGKLAFAGGCALNVKLNQKIIARPDVKELFVQPASGDAGTAVGAAAYVSHARGVPVEKMEHVYLGPSYSNEDVIAACARHPNAPKWRKIDDMPQRIAKIMVDGNPVAWFQGRMEFGPRALGGRSIIGCPSVPGVADRINEQIKFRERWRPFCPSMLDTVGPQMIKVDHPAPFMTFTFEVAEEWKTRVPEVVHEDGTSRAQVLKREYNPRYYDMMKALEDLTGNGVSLNTSLNRRGEPMICSPTDALNMFFGSDLQYLIMEDILVVKDGAAPYDQPL
- a CDS encoding 23S rRNA (adenine(2030)-N(6))-methyltransferase RlmJ, whose translation is MNYRHAFHAGNHADVLKHIVLTRLIALMSRKEQPFAYIDTHAGLGLYDLQGDQATRTGEYLEGVARLWNREDLPAVTADYLRIIKRLNPDGELRYYPGSPELARRLMRQQDRALLNEKHPEDGPLLKDNMKKDPRVVVHLGEGWHVPRALLPVQEKRAVMLIDPPFEQADELKRCTVAMKEAIGRMRQTVAAIWYPIKDQRSLTRFYQDLTSTGAPKLLRVELYVHHQDSPQGLNGSGLAIANPPWGLEEELRELLPWLANELAQTAGSFRMDWLIAE
- the putP gene encoding sodium/proline symporter PutP, which translates into the protein MGNPLTITFVIYIAVMVLIGFAAYRSTKNLSDYILGGRSLGSVVTALSAGASDMSGWLLMGLPGAIYFAGLSEAWIAIGLTVGAYLNWLFVAGRLRVQTEYNGDALTLPDYFSSRFEDNSGLLRVISAIVILVFFTIYCASGIVAGARLFESTFGMSYETALWAGAAATIAYTFVGGFLAVSWTDTVQASLMIFALILTPIIVLISTGGFDATFLAIEAQNPANFDMFRGATFIGIISLMGWGLGYFGQPHILARFMAADSVKSIAKARRISMTWMILCLAGTCAVGFFGIAYFSAHPEVAGPVTENHERVFIELAKILFNPWVAGVLLSAILAAVMSTLSCQLLVCSSALTEDFYKSFLRKNASQRELVWVGRLMVLAVALIAIAMASNPENRVLGLVAYAWAGFGAAFGPVVLISVLWKGMTRNGALAGIVIGALTVILWKNYVGMGLYEIIPGFLFASIAIVVVSKLGSPSSSMVSRFETADAAYHTNK
- the putA gene encoding trifunctional transcriptional regulator/proline dehydrogenase/L-glutamate gamma-semialdehyde dehydrogenase, which translates into the protein MATTTLGVKLDDPTRERLKAAAQSIDRTPHWLIKQAIFNYLEKLEGGATLNELNGHAASLSDDAGDVQPDHSHQCFLEFAESILPQSVLRSAITAAYRRPEPEVVPMLLEQARLSTEQAEATNKLAAGIAEKLRNQKSASGRAGIVQGLLQEFSLSSQEGVALMCLAEALLRIPDKGTRDALIRDKISTGNWQPHLGNSPSLFVNAATWGLLLTGKLVSTHNESGLTSSLTRIIGKSGEPMIRKGVDMAMRLMGEQFVTGETIAEALANASKFEAKGFRYSYDMLGEAALTEHDAQKYLASYEQAIHSIGKASHGRGIYEGPGISIKLSALHPRYSRAQYERVMEELYPRLLSLTQLAKQYDIGLNIDAEEADRLELSLDLLERLCFEPSLAGWNGIGFVIQAYQKRCPYVIDYVIDLAKRSRHRLMIRLVKGAYWDSEIKRAQVEGLEGYPVYTRKVYTDVSYIACARKLLSVPEAIYPQFATHNAHTLSAIYHIAGQNYYPGQYEFQCLHGMGEPLYEQVVGKVSEGKLNRPCRVYAPVGTHETLLAYLVRRLLENGANTSFVNRIADHSISIQELVADPVASIERMGTQEGSIGLPHPRIPMPRELYGSERANSAGIDMANEHRLASLSCALLATAHNDWKAAPLLACAASEQPAAQVLNPADHRDVVGHVQEATVEDVDNAIQCALNAAPIWQATPPAERAAILERAADLMEADIQPLMGLLVREAGKTYANAIAEVREAVDFLRYYAVQARNDFSNDSCRPLGPVVCISPWNFPLAIFSGQVAAALAAGNPVLAKPAEQTPLVAAQAVRLLLEAGIPEGVLQLLPGRGETVGAGLVGDERVKGVMFTGSTEVARLLQRNIAGRLDNQGRPIPLIAETGGQNAMIVDSSALTEQVVIDVVSSAFDSAGQRCSALRVLCLQEDSADRVIEMLKGAMAESRLGNPERLSVDIGPVIDAEAKAGIEKHIQGMRDKGRSVYQVAIAEGEEIKRGTFVMPTLIELESFDELKREIFGPVLHVVRYNRNDLNQLIEQINASGYGLTLGVHTRIDETIAKVVDNVNAGNMYVNRNIVGAVVGVQPFGGEGLSGTGPKAGGPLYLYRLLSTRPADAIARHFQRVDGEGKVDTVLRDQLIKPLQTLKTWAASSQLGDLANLCEQFAAQSQSGISRVLPGPTGERNTYTVLPREHVLCLADNDGDLLAQLAAVLAVGSSAVWVDAEPAKSLRARLPKELQAKVKLVADWQKDEVAFDAVIHHGDSDQLRGVCEQVAKRAGAIVGVHGLSSGDHQIALERLVIERAVSVNTAAAGGNASLMTIG